One genomic window of Corythoichthys intestinalis isolate RoL2023-P3 chromosome 18, ASM3026506v1, whole genome shotgun sequence includes the following:
- the foxi3a gene encoding forkhead box protein I3-A, protein MASFVPCGPPNCELPSLGDFSLYSPPPPPEHSRSSPPDLNSGGAYYNLQGPYIPGGPWYSTEIPLGQARPPYSYSALIAMAIQSAPLQRLTLSQIYQYVTEHFPFYSRNKAGWQNSIRHNLSLNDCFRKVPREENNPGKGNFWTLDPNCDKMFDNGNFCRKRKRKTDTVTSSKKRRGSSSDSSSEPSPTCLGGQCGLEFLATPDWRSSSQTVFTQVPDESSLLAPPLPPQGFVYSPGAVVPQWDNCSSSREAPGVFFPSQSSPPHFSPSSLYADLETTCAPFLEFQEEQLGQRDPFQANILGGLTEELPLDSLGFQQTLTSF, encoded by the exons ATGGCGTCCTTTGTCCCTTGCGGCCCACCCAACTGCGAGCTTCCGTCCCTGGGTGACTTCAGCCTATACAGTCCACCGCCTCCACCCGAGCACAGCCGTTCCTCACCGCCAGACCTCAACTCTGGAGGAGCCTACTACAATCTACAAGGTCCCTACATCCCCGGGGGGCCTTGGTACTCCACGGAGATCCCGTTGGGTCAGGCCCGTCCACCGTACTCCTACTCGGCCCTCATCGCCATGGCCATCCAGAGCGCGCCGTTGCAGAGGCTGACCCTGAGTCAGATCTACCAGTACGTTACGGAGCACTTCCCTTTCTATAGCCGCAACAAAGCTGGCTGGCAGAACTCCATCCGGCACAACTTGTCTCTCAACGACTGCTTCCGGAAGGTGCCTCGTGAGGAGAACAATCCTG GTAAAGGAAACTTCTGGACTCTGGACCCAAACTGCGACAAGATGTTCGACAACGGTAACTTCTGCCGCAAGAGGAAGAGGAAAACAGACACCGTGACATCTTCTAAGAAACGTCGCGGCTCCTCGTCCGACTCATCATCCGAGCCCAGCCCCACGTGTCTCGGAGGCCAATGCGGTCTGGAGTTTCTTGCCACGCCTGACTGGCGTAGCTCCTCTCAGACTGTGTTCACGCAGGTCCCGGATGAGTCCTCTCTGCTTGCTCCTCCCCTTCCTCCTCAGGGGTTTGTCTACTCTCCAGGAGCTGTGGTGCCTCAGTGGGACAACTGTAGCTCTTCTCGTGAGGCTCCCGGCGTGTTTTTCCCTTCTCAGTCAAGCCCTCCTCACTTCTCCCCATCGTCGCTCTACGCCGACCTAGAGACGACATGCGCTCCTTTCTTGGAGTTCCAGGAGGAGCAGTTGGGGCAGAGGGACCCCTTCCAGGCTAACATCTTAGGAGGACTCACGGAGGAGTTGCCGCTGGACTCGCTGGGTTTCCAGCAGACTCTGACATCCTTCTGA